A single genomic interval of Streptomyces sp. 1222.5 harbors:
- a CDS encoding cystathionine gamma-synthase has product MSDRHISQHFETLAIHAGNTADPLTGAVVPPIYQVSTYKQDGVGGLRGGYEYSRSANPTRTALEENLAALEGGRRGLAFASGLAAEDTLLRTLLTPGDHVVIPNDAYGGTFRLFAKVATRWGVEWSVADTSDPAAVRAALTPRTKAVWVETPSNPLLGITDIAAVAQVAHAAGAKLVVDNTFATPYLQQPLALGADVVVHSLTKYMGGHSDVVGGALIVSDQALGDELAYHQNAMGAVAGPFDSWLVLRGTKTLAVRMDRHSENATKIADMLTRHARVTSVLYPGLPEHPGHEVAAKQMKAFGGMVSFRVEGGEEAAVEVCNRAKVFTLGESLGGVESLIEHPGRMTHASVAGSLLEVPGDLVRLSVGIENADDLLEDLQQALG; this is encoded by the coding sequence ATGAGCGACAGGCACATCAGTCAGCACTTCGAGACCCTCGCGATCCACGCGGGCAACACCGCGGATCCCCTCACCGGCGCGGTCGTCCCGCCGATCTACCAGGTCTCGACCTACAAGCAGGACGGCGTCGGCGGGCTGCGCGGCGGTTACGAGTACAGCCGCAGCGCCAACCCGACCCGCACCGCCCTCGAAGAGAACCTCGCCGCGCTGGAGGGCGGCCGCCGGGGCCTCGCCTTCGCGTCCGGCCTCGCGGCCGAGGACACCCTGCTGCGCACGCTGCTCACCCCCGGCGACCACGTGGTCATCCCGAACGACGCCTACGGCGGCACCTTCCGCCTGTTCGCCAAGGTAGCCACCCGCTGGGGCGTGGAGTGGTCGGTCGCCGACACCAGCGACCCGGCCGCCGTCCGGGCCGCGCTCACCCCGCGGACCAAGGCCGTCTGGGTGGAGACCCCCTCCAACCCGCTGCTCGGCATCACCGACATCGCCGCCGTCGCCCAGGTCGCGCACGCCGCCGGCGCGAAGCTCGTCGTCGACAACACCTTCGCCACGCCCTACCTCCAGCAGCCGCTGGCGCTCGGCGCGGACGTCGTCGTGCACTCCCTGACCAAGTACATGGGCGGCCACTCGGACGTCGTCGGCGGTGCGCTGATCGTCTCCGACCAGGCGCTCGGCGACGAACTGGCCTACCACCAGAACGCGATGGGCGCCGTCGCCGGCCCCTTCGACTCCTGGCTGGTGCTGCGTGGCACGAAGACCCTCGCGGTGCGCATGGACCGGCACAGCGAGAACGCCACGAAGATCGCCGACATGCTGACCCGGCACGCGCGCGTGACCAGCGTGCTCTACCCGGGCCTGCCCGAGCACCCCGGCCACGAGGTCGCCGCCAAGCAGATGAAGGCCTTCGGCGGCATGGTGTCCTTCCGCGTGGAGGGCGGCGAGGAGGCCGCGGTCGAGGTGTGCAACCGGGCCAAGGTGTTCACCCTCGGCGAGTCGCTCGGCGGTGTCGAGTCCCTGATCGAGCACCCCGGCCGGATGACGCACGCCTCCGTGGCCGGCTCCCTGCTCGAGGTCCCCGGCGACCTGGTGCGCCTGTCCGTGGGCATCGAGAACGCCGACGACCTGCTGGAGGACCTCCAGCAGGCCCTCGGCTAG
- a CDS encoding MarR family winged helix-turn-helix transcriptional regulator, protein MSMDMTTVGDTGLLDTLQHEVAVFARRAEQTRLGGVGQVRNSMDRAAYLLLNRLDKEGPMGVKALAASMGIDSSTVTRQVAPLVDTGLVKRTSHPEDGRAVVLQLSPRGATRLEEVRSSRRQLMAELTHDWAPEEREQFCTLLTRFNTALSARMAVQGVPSADQPPAS, encoded by the coding sequence ATGTCGATGGACATGACGACCGTCGGTGACACCGGTCTTCTCGACACCCTCCAGCACGAGGTGGCGGTGTTCGCCCGCCGTGCCGAACAGACCCGGCTCGGTGGCGTCGGGCAGGTGCGCAACTCCATGGACCGCGCCGCCTACCTGCTGCTCAACCGCCTCGACAAAGAAGGCCCGATGGGCGTCAAGGCGCTCGCCGCGAGCATGGGCATCGACTCCTCCACGGTCACCCGTCAGGTGGCTCCGCTGGTCGACACCGGACTCGTCAAGCGCACCTCGCACCCGGAGGACGGGCGTGCGGTGGTGCTCCAGCTGTCCCCGCGCGGCGCGACCCGGCTGGAGGAGGTGCGCTCGTCCAGGCGTCAGCTCATGGCCGAGTTGACACACGACTGGGCGCCGGAGGAGCGCGAGCAGTTCTGCACGCTCCTCACCCGCTTCAACACCGCGCTCTCCGCGCGGATGGCGGTGCAGGGAGTCCCCTCGGCGGATCAGCCGCCGGCGTCCTGA
- the mca gene encoding mycothiol conjugate amidase Mca codes for MTDQLRLMAVHAHPDDESSKGAATMAKYVYEGVDVLVVTCTGGERGSILNPKLQGDKYIEEHIHEVRKKEMDEAREILGVKQEWLGFVDSGLPEGDPLPPLPEGCFALEDVDKAAGELVRKIRSFRPQVITTYDENGGYPHPDHIMTHKISMVAFEGAADTEKYPEAEYGPAYQPLKLYYNQGFNRPRTEALHQAMLDRGLESPYGDWLKRWSEFERKERTLTTHVPCADFYEIRDKALIAHATQIDPDGGWFRVPLELQKEVWPTEEYELAKSLVDTSLPEDDLFAGIRDNA; via the coding sequence TTGACTGACCAGTTGCGACTGATGGCCGTTCACGCGCACCCCGACGACGAGTCGAGCAAGGGTGCGGCCACCATGGCGAAGTACGTGTACGAGGGGGTGGACGTGCTGGTCGTGACCTGCACCGGCGGGGAGCGCGGGTCCATCCTCAATCCCAAGCTGCAGGGGGACAAGTACATCGAGGAGCACATCCACGAGGTACGCAAGAAGGAGATGGACGAGGCCCGGGAGATCCTCGGCGTCAAGCAGGAGTGGCTCGGCTTCGTCGACTCGGGTCTGCCCGAGGGCGACCCGCTGCCGCCGCTGCCCGAGGGCTGCTTCGCCCTGGAGGACGTCGACAAGGCGGCCGGCGAGCTGGTCAGGAAGATCCGTTCCTTCCGTCCGCAGGTGATCACCACCTATGACGAGAACGGCGGCTACCCGCACCCCGACCACATCATGACCCACAAGATCTCCATGGTGGCGTTCGAGGGCGCTGCGGACACCGAGAAGTACCCGGAGGCCGAGTACGGCCCCGCCTACCAGCCGCTCAAGCTCTACTACAACCAGGGCTTCAACCGTCCCCGCACCGAGGCCCTCCACCAGGCGATGCTCGACCGCGGACTGGAGTCGCCCTACGGGGACTGGCTCAAGCGCTGGAGCGAGTTCGAGCGCAAGGAGCGGACCCTGACCACGCACGTCCCGTGCGCGGACTTCTACGAGATCCGCGACAAGGCGCTGATCGCCCACGCCACGCAGATCGACCCCGACGGCGGCTGGTTCAGGGTGCCGCTGGAGCTCCAGAAGGAGGTCTGGCCCACCGAGGAGTACGAGCTGGCGAAATCCCTCGTGGACACCTCCCTCCCCGAGGACGACCTCTTCGCGGGCATCCGGGACAATGCCTGA
- a CDS encoding sigma factor-like helix-turn-helix DNA-binding protein codes for MRDRQVSRDARRAREFEAFVAGAAGRLLHTAMLLTAEAPDANPRARRLLTLALAHVYARWDRLRGEDPYDCARQYLATRFARATWHQYVAPARSRRSDPGNPLAALAPQERLVLVLRLYEGVAEEQVAALLGLPMERVHTICDRATSAVLHPVGRSAARAVGPKAAAS; via the coding sequence GTGCGTGATCGGCAGGTGTCCCGCGATGCGCGGCGGGCCCGCGAGTTCGAGGCGTTCGTCGCGGGCGCTGCGGGGCGTCTGCTGCACACCGCCATGCTGCTCACCGCGGAGGCCCCGGACGCCAACCCGCGCGCGCGGCGGCTGCTGACCCTGGCCCTCGCCCACGTCTACGCCCGTTGGGACCGGCTGCGCGGCGAGGATCCGTACGACTGCGCCCGCCAGTACCTGGCCACGCGCTTCGCGCGCGCAACCTGGCACCAGTACGTCGCCCCCGCCCGCTCCCGGCGGTCGGATCCGGGCAACCCGCTCGCCGCCCTCGCACCGCAGGAGCGGCTGGTCCTGGTGCTGCGGCTCTACGAGGGAGTCGCCGAGGAACAGGTGGCGGCCCTGCTCGGACTGCCCATGGAACGGGTGCACACCATCTGCGACCGCGCGACGTCCGCCGTGCTGCATCCGGTCGGACGGTCCGCCGCGCGCGCGGTGGGGCCGAAGGCGGCGGCGTCGTGA
- the ilvA gene encoding threonine ammonia-lyase, protein MSYGTAGPLRCVTLDDVRGAQKMLSGVARATAMEGSRHLSQLVGAPVHLKCENLQRTGSFKLRGAYVRIAGLLPEERAAGVVAASAGNHAQGVALASSLLGVHATVFMPQGAPLPKVSATREYGAEVRLHGQVVDETLAAAEEYAAETGAVFIHPFDHPDIIAGQGTVGLEILEQCPEVRTVVVGVGGGGLAAGIAVAVKTLRPDVRIVGVQAEGAACYPPSLAAGRPVSLDTPATMADGIKVGRPGEVPFGIVGELVDEVRTVSEDQLSAALLLCLERAKLVVEPAGAAPVAALLAAPDGFEGPVVAVLSGGNVDPLLMQRVLRHGMSAQGRYLAVRLRLTDRPGALATLLGALSVVDANVLDVSHVRTDPRLGLTEAEVELHLETKGPAHCVEVGQALRDAGYTVID, encoded by the coding sequence ATGAGCTACGGCACGGCCGGACCCTTGCGCTGCGTGACCCTCGATGACGTGCGGGGAGCCCAGAAGATGCTCTCGGGCGTGGCCCGGGCGACCGCGATGGAGGGCAGCCGGCATCTGTCCCAGCTGGTCGGGGCGCCGGTGCACCTCAAGTGCGAGAACCTCCAGCGGACCGGCTCGTTCAAGCTGCGCGGCGCCTACGTGCGCATCGCCGGGCTGCTGCCCGAGGAGCGGGCGGCCGGAGTGGTGGCGGCGAGCGCCGGCAACCACGCGCAGGGCGTGGCCCTGGCCTCCTCGCTGCTGGGCGTGCATGCCACCGTGTTCATGCCGCAGGGCGCCCCGCTGCCGAAGGTGAGCGCGACCCGGGAGTACGGCGCCGAGGTGCGCCTGCACGGCCAGGTGGTCGACGAGACCCTGGCGGCCGCCGAGGAGTACGCGGCCGAGACCGGAGCGGTGTTCATCCACCCCTTCGACCACCCGGACATCATCGCCGGTCAGGGCACGGTCGGCCTGGAGATCCTGGAGCAGTGCCCGGAGGTGCGCACGGTCGTCGTGGGCGTCGGCGGCGGCGGGCTCGCGGCCGGCATCGCGGTGGCCGTGAAGACCCTGCGGCCCGACGTCCGGATCGTCGGCGTGCAGGCCGAGGGGGCCGCCTGCTATCCGCCCTCGCTCGCCGCCGGCCGCCCGGTCTCGCTCGACACCCCGGCGACGATGGCCGACGGCATCAAGGTGGGCCGCCCCGGCGAGGTGCCGTTCGGGATCGTCGGCGAGCTCGTGGACGAGGTGCGCACGGTCAGCGAGGACCAGCTGTCGGCCGCGCTGCTGCTGTGCCTGGAGCGGGCCAAGCTGGTCGTGGAACCGGCCGGGGCCGCCCCCGTCGCGGCGCTGCTGGCGGCGCCGGACGGCTTCGAGGGCCCGGTCGTCGCGGTGCTCTCCGGCGGCAACGTCGATCCGCTGCTGATGCAGCGCGTGCTGCGGCACGGCATGTCCGCGCAGGGCCGCTACCTGGCCGTTCGGCTCCGGCTGACGGACAGGCCGGGCGCTCTCGCGACGCTTCTCGGGGCGTTGTCAGTGGTCGACGCTAATGTCCTCGACGTGAGCCACGTACGGACCGATCCCCGGCTCGGGCTCACGGAGGCGGAGGTGGAGCTGCACCTCGAGACGAAGGGCCCGGCGCACTGCGTCGAGGTCGGCCAGGCCCTGCGGGACGCGGGTTACACGGTCATCGACTGA
- a CDS encoding DUF4307 domain-containing protein: MSTASTRLPEGRYGRSSDARADRRLKVAGTALGAALLALIGYFAYHYVAQSDISAQVITFQASDDAVKVHLEVHKDAGTAGYCTLRSQGADGAEVGRADFRFTGSATRIDKVVTLRTTAKGMTAELLGCHAG, from the coding sequence ATGAGCACGGCGAGCACGCGGCTGCCCGAGGGCCGCTACGGCCGCTCCTCGGACGCGCGCGCCGACCGCAGGCTCAAGGTCGCGGGGACGGCGCTCGGCGCGGCCCTGCTCGCCCTGATCGGCTACTTCGCGTACCACTACGTCGCGCAGAGCGACATCAGCGCTCAGGTGATCACCTTCCAGGCCTCGGACGACGCCGTCAAGGTGCATCTGGAGGTGCACAAGGACGCGGGGACCGCGGGCTACTGCACGCTGCGCTCACAGGGCGCGGACGGCGCCGAGGTGGGACGGGCGGACTTCCGGTTCACCGGCTCGGCCACGCGTATCGACAAGGTCGTCACCCTCCGTACGACCGCGAAGGGGATGACGGCCGAGTTGCTCGGCTGTCACGCCGGCTGA
- the greA gene encoding transcription elongation factor GreA, translating to MTQTSENVTWLTQEAYNKLKDELAYLTGPARTEIAAKIAAAREEGDLRENGGYHAAKEEQGKQELRVRQLTQLLENAQVGEAPASTDGAVAPGMLVTIAFDGDEDDTTTFLLASREYASADIETYSPQSPLGAGVIGHKVGEDAEYELPNGKKASVRILKAEPYSG from the coding sequence GTGACCCAGACCAGCGAGAACGTCACCTGGCTGACCCAGGAGGCGTACAACAAGCTCAAGGACGAGCTTGCGTACCTTACTGGTCCTGCGCGCACGGAGATCGCCGCCAAGATCGCGGCCGCGCGCGAGGAGGGCGACCTGCGCGAGAACGGTGGGTACCACGCGGCCAAGGAGGAGCAGGGCAAGCAGGAGCTGCGCGTGCGCCAGCTCACCCAGCTTCTCGAGAATGCCCAGGTCGGCGAGGCCCCCGCGTCCACGGACGGTGCGGTCGCACCCGGCATGCTCGTCACGATCGCCTTCGACGGCGACGAGGACGACACCACGACGTTCCTGCTCGCCTCCCGCGAGTACGCGAGCGCCGACATCGAGACGTACTCCCCGCAGTCCCCGCTCGGCGCGGGCGTGATCGGCCACAAGGTGGGCGAGGACGCGGAGTACGAGCTGCCGAACGGCAAGAAGGCCTCGGTGCGCATCCTGAAGGCCGAGCCGTACTCCGGCTGA
- a CDS encoding ABC transporter permease: protein MSALTDAVPAAAPGNPIGRSVRDSLIVAKRNLIRMSRIPEMVIFGLIQPIMFVVLFTYVFGGSMKIGTSTSANDYTNFLMAGIFAQTVTFATASSGAGIADDMHKGLIDRFRSLPMARGAVLTGRTLADLVQTALTLLVLAVVALLVGWRVGSNGETNAGKVLGAFGLLLLLGYAFTWIGALIGLSVRTPEAATSGGLIWLFPVTFISNAFVDTSNMTPWLRHIAEWNPFSATVQACRVLFANPGQSTSGAWPMQHPVWASLLYSILIIVAFRTLAVRKYRSATA from the coding sequence ATGAGTGCCCTGACCGACGCCGTGCCCGCGGCGGCGCCCGGCAACCCCATCGGCCGGTCCGTCCGGGACTCGCTGATCGTCGCCAAGCGCAACCTGATCCGGATGTCCCGCATCCCCGAGATGGTCATCTTCGGGCTGATCCAGCCGATCATGTTCGTGGTGCTGTTCACCTATGTGTTCGGCGGGTCCATGAAGATCGGCACCAGCACCAGCGCGAACGACTACACCAACTTCCTGATGGCCGGCATCTTCGCGCAGACCGTCACGTTCGCCACCGCCAGCTCCGGCGCCGGCATCGCCGACGACATGCACAAGGGCCTCATCGACCGCTTCCGCTCCCTGCCCATGGCGCGCGGCGCGGTGCTGACCGGCCGTACCCTCGCCGACCTGGTGCAGACGGCGCTCACCCTGCTCGTCCTCGCGGTCGTGGCGCTGCTGGTCGGCTGGCGTGTGGGATCCAACGGCGAGACCAACGCGGGCAAGGTCCTCGGCGCCTTCGGTCTGCTGCTCCTGCTCGGATACGCCTTCACCTGGATCGGCGCCCTGATCGGCCTGTCCGTGCGCACCCCGGAGGCGGCCACCTCCGGCGGGCTGATCTGGCTGTTCCCGGTGACCTTCATCTCCAACGCGTTCGTGGACACCTCGAACATGACCCCGTGGCTGCGCCACATCGCCGAGTGGAACCCGTTCAGTGCCACGGTGCAGGCCTGCCGTGTGCTCTTCGCCAACCCGGGCCAGTCCACCTCCGGCGCCTGGCCCATGCAGCACCCGGTCTGGGCGTCGCTGCTCTACTCGATACTGATCATCGTGGCCTTCCGCACCCTGGCGGTCCGCAAGTACCGCTCGGCCACCGCGTGA
- a CDS encoding ATP-binding cassette domain-containing protein gives MPGAIYAEGLVKTFGDVKALDGVDLDVPEGTVLGLLGPNGAGKTTAVRCLTTLLRPDSGRAVVAGVDVLRHPDAVRRSIGLSGQFAAVDEYLTGRENLQMVGQLYQMRAKAAKARAAELLEQFNLADAADRPAKTYSGGMRRRLDLAAALVVSPPVMFMDEPTTGLDPRNRQQLWEVIKQLVSGGTTLLLTTQYLEEADHLAHDIAVVDHGRVIATGTSDQLKARTGGERVEVVVHERDHIATAEEVLRGFGKGDTTVEEHTRRLTVPVTGGAKLLAEVIRELDTRGIEIDDIGLRRPTLDDVFLSLTGHVAEAGERDADNGKEAVKK, from the coding sequence ATGCCAGGCGCCATCTATGCCGAAGGCCTGGTGAAGACCTTCGGCGACGTAAAGGCACTGGACGGCGTAGACCTCGATGTGCCAGAGGGAACGGTCCTCGGCCTGCTCGGGCCGAACGGCGCCGGCAAGACGACCGCCGTCCGCTGCCTCACGACCCTGCTGCGCCCCGACAGCGGCAGGGCCGTCGTCGCAGGTGTGGACGTGCTGCGACATCCCGACGCCGTACGCCGGTCCATCGGCCTGTCCGGCCAGTTCGCGGCGGTCGACGAGTACCTCACCGGCCGGGAGAACCTGCAGATGGTCGGGCAGCTCTACCAGATGAGGGCCAAGGCGGCGAAGGCGCGCGCGGCGGAGCTGCTGGAGCAGTTCAACCTCGCCGACGCGGCCGACCGCCCCGCCAAGACCTACTCGGGCGGCATGCGCCGCCGCCTCGACCTCGCCGCGGCCCTGGTGGTCTCGCCGCCGGTGATGTTCATGGACGAGCCGACCACCGGTCTCGACCCGCGCAACCGCCAGCAGCTGTGGGAGGTCATCAAGCAGCTCGTCTCCGGTGGCACGACCCTGCTGCTGACCACCCAGTACCTGGAGGAGGCCGACCACCTCGCGCACGACATCGCGGTGGTCGACCACGGCCGGGTCATCGCCACCGGCACCTCCGACCAGCTCAAGGCGCGCACCGGCGGCGAGCGCGTCGAGGTCGTCGTGCACGAGCGCGACCACATCGCGACCGCCGAGGAGGTGCTGCGCGGCTTCGGCAAGGGCGACACCACCGTCGAGGAGCACACCCGCAGGCTCACCGTCCCCGTCACCGGCGGCGCCAAGCTGCTCGCCGAGGTCATCCGGGAGCTGGACACCCGCGGGATCGAGATAGACGACATCGGGCTGCGCCGCCCGACCCTCGACGACGTCTTCCTGTCCCTGACGGGGCATGTCGCCGAGGCCGGCGAGCGGGACGCGGACAACGGCAAGGAGGCCGTGAAAAAATGA